One genomic segment of Candidatus Hydrogenedentota bacterium includes these proteins:
- the hydG gene encoding [FeFe] hydrogenase H-cluster radical SAM maturase HydG — translation METTANPDAVPIREGEIEETLKAGARHDGARVREILAKAKTLKGLPASDVAVLMAISDPELLGELFATARQVKEEIYGKRLVLFAPLYISNLCGNECLYCAFRARNKAVKRRALSQEEIAHEIKVLVEQGHKRVLLVAGESYPEEGFSYVLRSIETIYATRSGNGEIRRVNANVAPLTLDEFRQLKAAKIGTYQLFQETYHRETYAKMHIGGKKKNYDWRVTAMDRAMQAGIDDVGIGVLFGLFDWRFEILAMMQHIAHLEERFGVGPHTISVPRLEPATGSDIALHPPHAVSDLDFRKIVAILRLAVPYTGIIMSTRETANIRRETFALGVSQISAGSRTNPGGYTEGDPIAVSEQFSLGDHRSLDEVIRDVASLGYIPSFCTACYRLGRTGQDFMDMAKPGDIKNHCDPNALSTFQEYLIDYASPETREAGEKLIAETLARMNDRQRNTSEKLLAKVREGKRDVFC, via the coding sequence ATGGAAACCACTGCCAATCCCGATGCCGTTCCCATTCGGGAAGGCGAAATCGAGGAAACACTGAAAGCGGGCGCTCGACATGACGGCGCGCGCGTGCGCGAGATTCTCGCCAAGGCAAAGACGCTCAAGGGGCTTCCGGCTTCCGATGTGGCCGTGCTGATGGCGATCAGCGACCCGGAACTGCTGGGCGAGTTGTTCGCCACGGCCCGGCAGGTCAAAGAAGAAATCTACGGCAAGCGGCTTGTCTTGTTTGCCCCGCTCTACATCTCCAACCTGTGCGGAAACGAATGTCTCTATTGCGCATTCCGGGCACGCAACAAGGCTGTGAAACGCCGTGCGCTTTCACAGGAAGAGATTGCGCACGAAATCAAGGTGCTCGTCGAACAGGGCCACAAGCGCGTGCTCCTTGTCGCGGGCGAATCCTATCCGGAGGAGGGCTTTTCGTATGTCCTCCGGAGCATCGAGACGATTTACGCCACGCGAAGCGGCAACGGCGAGATTCGCCGCGTCAACGCCAACGTCGCCCCGCTTACGCTCGACGAGTTCAGGCAACTCAAAGCGGCCAAGATCGGCACGTACCAGCTTTTCCAGGAAACGTATCATCGCGAAACCTATGCCAAGATGCACATCGGCGGCAAGAAGAAGAATTACGACTGGCGCGTGACCGCCATGGACCGCGCCATGCAGGCCGGCATTGACGATGTCGGCATCGGCGTCCTGTTCGGACTGTTCGACTGGCGTTTCGAAATCCTTGCCATGATGCAGCATATCGCCCATCTGGAGGAGCGTTTCGGTGTCGGACCGCACACAATCAGCGTGCCGCGCCTCGAACCGGCGACGGGTTCCGACATCGCCCTGCATCCGCCGCACGCCGTCAGCGACCTCGATTTCCGCAAGATTGTCGCGATCCTCCGTCTGGCGGTGCCGTACACGGGGATCATCATGAGCACGCGCGAAACGGCGAACATCCGCCGCGAAACCTTTGCGCTCGGCGTGTCGCAGATTTCCGCGGGCAGCCGAACGAATCCCGGAGGCTACACCGAAGGCGATCCCATTGCCGTCAGCGAGCAATTTTCGCTTGGCGATCACCGTTCCCTCGACGAGGTCATCCGCGACGTGGCCTCGCTCGGCTATATTCCGTCGTTCTGCACCGCCTGCTACCGCCTCGGACGGACTGGCCAGGACTTCATGGACATGGCCAAGCCCGGCGACATCAAAAACCACTGCGATCCGAATGCTTTGTCCACGTTCCAAGAGTACTTGATTGACTACGCGTCGCCCGAAACGCGCGAGGCCGGCGAAAAACTCATTGCCGAGACGCTCGCGCGCATGAATGATCGGCAGCGAAATACATCTGAAAAACTTTTGGCTAAAGTGCGCGAAGGAAAGCGCGACGTGTTTTGCTGA
- a CDS encoding GAF domain-containing sensor histidine kinase has protein sequence MRKSGKKALDKVPVIEYISMDDEGVAFSPEEKIVLNRVNRKIAAGQSLDDIMTFAFEATRGIIPCDRLGLAFIEEDGRRVVAYWAKAVYEPLFLKNGFAQDIEGSSLKEVLQTGTPRIINDLEQYAREHPDSASTRAILHEGIRSSMTCPIWVEERPIGFLFRSARQPHAYDLHHVRLHQAIAERLGQTIEKAWRIERLHAVNRAYFEILGFVSHELKSPLASIVMDIYSLESGMFGPVTDSQREKLGRMVKKAQYLLGMVEEYIGLSRLESNELEAKYQSNVDFRTDVIDPALVIVDSLAQDAGMTIEQDCPEAPLSLQCDPALMTVVMVNLLGNAVKYGKREGRIRIRAHTVDGRLRVSVWNEGPGFPPEEKPRLFRKFSRLRTPELLKRKGTGVGLYSTWRIIQLHGGRIWADSEPGQWAEFSFEIPLAPGR, from the coding sequence ATGCGAAAAAGCGGCAAAAAAGCACTAGATAAGGTTCCCGTCATCGAGTACATTTCGATGGACGACGAGGGCGTCGCATTTTCTCCGGAAGAAAAGATCGTGTTGAACCGAGTGAACCGCAAGATTGCGGCGGGCCAGTCGCTCGACGACATCATGACCTTTGCTTTCGAGGCGACACGGGGCATTATTCCTTGCGACCGTTTGGGACTGGCCTTTATTGAGGAGGATGGACGTCGGGTCGTTGCCTATTGGGCCAAGGCCGTCTACGAACCGCTTTTTTTGAAAAATGGGTTTGCACAGGACATCGAGGGGAGTTCCCTCAAAGAGGTGCTCCAAACCGGCACGCCGCGGATTATCAACGACTTGGAGCAATATGCGCGCGAACATCCGGACAGCGCGTCCACGCGCGCCATTCTTCATGAGGGCATACGGTCGAGCATGACGTGTCCGATTTGGGTGGAGGAACGCCCGATTGGTTTTCTTTTTCGAAGTGCGCGTCAGCCCCATGCATACGACTTGCATCACGTCCGTCTTCATCAAGCCATCGCCGAACGCCTGGGGCAGACCATCGAAAAGGCATGGCGGATTGAGCGGTTGCATGCGGTCAACCGCGCCTATTTCGAGATACTGGGCTTTGTCAGCCATGAATTGAAGAGTCCGCTGGCGTCCATCGTGATGGACATCTATTCGCTTGAGAGCGGCATGTTCGGTCCGGTTACCGATTCCCAACGTGAAAAACTGGGCCGCATGGTGAAAAAGGCCCAGTATCTACTGGGAATGGTCGAGGAATATATCGGCCTGTCCCGACTGGAAAGCAACGAACTGGAGGCAAAATATCAATCCAATGTGGATTTCAGGACCGACGTGATCGATCCGGCGCTGGTCATCGTGGACAGTCTAGCACAGGACGCGGGGATGACCATCGAGCAAGATTGCCCGGAAGCCCCCTTGAGTCTGCAATGCGATCCAGCCCTGATGACCGTGGTCATGGTAAATCTGCTTGGAAATGCCGTAAAATATGGAAAGCGCGAGGGCCGGATACGGATTCGTGCCCACACGGTGGACGGCCGATTGCGAGTCTCTGTGTGGAACGAAGGCCCCGGTTTTCCGCCCGAGGAGAAACCCCGGCTTTTCCGGAAGTTCTCGCGCTTGCGGACCCCCGAATTGCTCAAGCGCAAGGGAACGGGGGTCGGCTTGTATTCGACGTGGCGAATCATTCAGTTGCATGGCGGCCGGATCTGGGCGGATTCCGAACCCGGACAATGGGCGGAGTTCTCGTTCGAGATACCCCTTGCGCCCGGCCGGTAG
- a CDS encoding efflux RND transporter periplasmic adaptor subunit — protein MKRYLLITVLAPILTACIWGCHKSATEPGVAPPSAIVKAATEKVVMQTVQTSEEAAGTVRSKAFATIQSKLMGHIRAIHVNEGLPVTTGMLLIEIDDREATAQVKKAESGLLEAQSALQEVEKGYGGAQAAREAAVANQNLANATLERLKGLAQNEAISRQAYDEAEAKQKAAAAAYNQADQALKSFDAKRAEAAARIERAQAELANAQILLGCTRIVSPMDGIVTRKFAEVGDLATPGMPLLEIEDNQAYRLEANVDESRVGRFRIGDAISVLIDALGNEPIAGTVSEVTPSSDPGSHTFVVKVSLPAAPNLHFGLFGRVRYISGEKKALTVPVSAVTERGQLTGVFVVGDDHIARLRLVKTGKPYGERIEVLSGLSDGETIVTGNLGAVQDGVRIES, from the coding sequence ATGAAACGATATTTGCTCATAACGGTGTTGGCGCCGATTCTGACGGCGTGTATATGGGGTTGCCACAAATCCGCGACCGAACCGGGTGTCGCACCACCGTCCGCCATCGTCAAAGCCGCCACCGAAAAAGTCGTCATGCAAACCGTTCAAACCTCCGAGGAGGCCGCCGGCACGGTCCGATCGAAGGCTTTTGCCACGATTCAGAGCAAACTCATGGGCCATATTCGGGCCATTCATGTAAACGAGGGACTTCCCGTAACGACCGGCATGTTGTTGATTGAGATTGATGACCGCGAAGCGACCGCGCAGGTCAAAAAAGCTGAAAGCGGATTGTTGGAAGCCCAAAGCGCCTTGCAGGAAGTCGAAAAGGGTTATGGCGGCGCCCAAGCCGCACGGGAAGCGGCCGTGGCCAATCAGAACCTTGCCAACGCGACGCTGGAACGTCTCAAAGGACTGGCCCAGAACGAGGCGATCAGCCGACAAGCCTACGACGAGGCCGAAGCCAAGCAAAAAGCGGCCGCCGCCGCCTACAACCAGGCCGATCAAGCGCTCAAATCGTTCGATGCCAAACGCGCCGAGGCCGCCGCGCGGATTGAACGGGCGCAAGCCGAACTGGCCAACGCCCAAATCCTGCTCGGATGCACTCGCATTGTCAGCCCCATGGACGGCATTGTCACACGCAAGTTCGCCGAAGTGGGTGATTTGGCCACGCCGGGCATGCCGCTGCTCGAAATCGAAGACAACCAGGCGTACCGTCTTGAAGCAAATGTGGACGAAAGCCGGGTCGGCCGTTTCCGGATCGGCGACGCGATTTCGGTCCTGATTGACGCCTTGGGCAACGAGCCCATCGCCGGAACCGTATCCGAGGTGACGCCATCGTCCGATCCGGGCAGCCACACGTTTGTCGTGAAGGTGTCCCTGCCCGCGGCGCCCAACCTACATTTCGGCTTGTTTGGCCGGGTACGTTACATTTCGGGCGAGAAAAAGGCGCTGACTGTGCCCGTTTCAGCGGTGACCGAACGGGGTCAGTTGACGGGCGTGTTCGTGGTAGGCGACGATCATATCGCCCGGCTGCGGCTCGTCAAGACGGGCAAGCCCTACGGCGAACGGATCGAAGTGTTATCGGGTTTGAGCGATGGAGAGACGATCGTTACGGGCAATCTCGGGGCCGTCCAGGACGGCGTCCGCATCGAATCATGA